In a single window of the Fimbriimonadia bacterium genome:
- the prmC gene encoding peptide chain release factor N(5)-glutamine methyltransferase, whose product MYESTNIRRLVADAATLLHASGESACLEAEVLAAHVLGMSRSLLLAHMDDVPPPETVTRFYDLVARRAVGEPLPYILGYREFYGRRFRVTPATLIPRPETELLVDRFLKLEPALPSGPIADVGTGCGCILACALLPNGRIGIGTDLSDAALQAAAENLAQHGLSCRTVLVQTDLLRGVRNDSLAAVLANLPYVAEGDPRLEAQVAEWEPPLALYSGLDGLSLIRRLLPQAAAALKPGGALILEVGIGQADEVARLLSEWHDLTVLDDLAGIPRVVSARK is encoded by the coding sequence ATGTACGAAAGCACTAACATCCGCCGCTTGGTAGCCGATGCGGCGACACTGCTGCACGCCTCCGGCGAGTCCGCATGCCTGGAAGCCGAGGTACTCGCCGCACACGTGCTCGGAATGTCGCGATCGCTGTTGCTCGCACACATGGACGACGTACCACCTCCCGAGACAGTCACACGATTTTATGATCTGGTAGCTAGGCGGGCGGTAGGCGAGCCCCTGCCCTACATCCTCGGCTATCGCGAGTTCTACGGAAGGCGCTTTCGCGTAACACCTGCAACGCTAATCCCGAGGCCCGAGACCGAGCTGCTGGTGGACCGGTTTCTGAAACTCGAACCCGCCCTGCCGAGTGGACCCATTGCAGATGTCGGCACGGGATGTGGGTGCATTCTCGCCTGCGCCCTGCTGCCGAACGGGCGCATCGGTATCGGTACCGATCTGTCTGACGCCGCTTTGCAGGCGGCTGCCGAGAACCTTGCTCAGCACGGGCTCTCGTGCCGCACGGTGCTTGTCCAGACCGACCTACTCCGTGGCGTCCGCAACGACTCCCTCGCTGCCGTACTTGCCAACCTGCCCTACGTCGCCGAGGGGGATCCTCGGCTCGAGGCCCAAGTTGCCGAATGGGAGCCCCCGCTCGCGCTCTATTCCGGATTGGATGGTCTCTCGCTCATCCGCCGTCTCCTACCTCAAGCAGCAGCGGCACTGAAGCCTGGCGGAGCGCTCATCCTAGAGGTTGGCATCGGCCAAGCGGACGAGGTCGCCAGATTGCTCTCGGAATGGCACGACCTCACGGTGCTCGACGACCTCGCCGGCATCCCACGCGTCGTCTCGGCACGCAAGTAG
- a CDS encoding DNA adenine methylase, protein MTATSHLVPSPLYPWNRKYLGAKTALLPWLLERFQSLTDGCIGSFCDPMAGTGVVAYAVSSLPSTTRIAAGDILVSNTIPLRVFLLDGVEFESAAAAIEDLRMQPPLEGYVWRHFGGRYFSHENAAHMDAIRERIQQEEDPRLADAMLTSLLYAADKAANTVGQFDAYMKNLHAPAKDSSRHLVDSNALKPLDLRVPVAVSCKEPIVETADACDLLSRHAVDTVYLDPPYNTRQYSDLYHVLENIARWEKPAVHGVTRKFHRDHLRSRFSSRATAAVELARVCSIARCKHLFLSYSSEGIIPHEHILRILSGFGPVTISESEYPVFGRGAGRARKRTVIERLYYVRKH, encoded by the coding sequence ATGACCGCAACCTCACATCTCGTGCCATCCCCGCTGTATCCATGGAATCGTAAGTACCTCGGCGCGAAGACGGCTCTTCTGCCGTGGCTGCTGGAACGGTTTCAGTCTCTGACCGATGGCTGCATCGGCTCCTTCTGCGACCCGATGGCGGGCACGGGTGTCGTGGCCTACGCGGTGTCGTCACTGCCTAGCACTACGCGGATAGCCGCCGGGGACATTCTGGTGTCGAACACGATACCCTTGCGGGTCTTCCTACTCGACGGCGTGGAGTTCGAGAGCGCTGCAGCGGCGATCGAGGATCTGAGGATGCAACCACCCCTGGAAGGATATGTGTGGAGGCACTTCGGGGGACGATACTTCTCACATGAGAATGCGGCACACATGGACGCGATTCGGGAGCGCATACAGCAGGAAGAAGACCCCAGACTTGCAGATGCCATGCTGACATCCCTGCTGTACGCTGCGGACAAGGCGGCCAACACGGTCGGACAGTTCGATGCGTATATGAAGAACCTGCACGCTCCTGCAAAGGATAGTAGCAGACACCTGGTAGACAGCAACGCGCTGAAACCGCTAGATCTGAGGGTGCCGGTTGCGGTTAGCTGCAAAGAGCCGATCGTAGAGACCGCAGATGCCTGTGATCTGCTGAGCCGTCATGCCGTTGATACGGTGTACCTCGATCCACCCTATAATACGCGGCAGTACAGCGACCTCTATCACGTGCTCGAGAACATCGCGCGATGGGAAAAGCCTGCCGTACACGGGGTGACACGCAAGTTCCATCGAGATCACCTCCGCAGCCGCTTTTCGTCGAGGGCAACGGCCGCGGTCGAACTTGCTCGCGTCTGCTCGATTGCACGCTGCAAGCACCTGTTCCTCAGCTACAGTTCCGAGGGGATCATCCCACACGAGCACATCCTGAGGATCCTATCAGGCTTCGGCCCAGTCACTATCAGTGAGTCGGAGTACCCCGTGTTTGGTCGCGGGGCAGGACGTGCACGTAAGCGGACCGTCATCGAGCGGCTGTACTATGTACGAAAGCACTAA